The following proteins come from a genomic window of Heyndrickxia acidicola:
- a CDS encoding DUF1206 domain-containing protein codes for MKKDFSQEKEHVQRKAEEYKEEAAPWIIWMARFGHLSKGAVYVVIGVLAVMTPFGTHGKLTTSSGALYTIAKQPFGSVLLAALAVGLASYAVWQIIMAIFDPEHKGKDAKGWMARISYLIIAAIYFGMCFSAVKMMIRASVSTSGEKYQTLSAKVLAQPFGQTMISIIGAVFIGVGLYSLYNAYKEKFTQKLKRHEMNKKEWNAVRYTGKFGISAHGVVFAIIGIFLLRTAFKADPHETKGLDGALAEVAKQPFGTVLLVVVALGLAAYGAYLLFEAKYKRLAP; via the coding sequence ATGAAAAAAGACTTTTCGCAGGAAAAAGAACATGTTCAAAGAAAAGCCGAAGAATATAAGGAGGAGGCTGCACCCTGGATTATTTGGATGGCCCGCTTTGGACATCTTTCTAAAGGAGCCGTTTATGTTGTGATTGGAGTTCTTGCTGTCATGACACCATTTGGAACCCACGGCAAACTAACGACTTCCTCAGGGGCGCTCTACACGATTGCCAAGCAGCCCTTTGGATCAGTCCTGCTTGCAGCCCTGGCTGTTGGCCTTGCCAGCTATGCAGTATGGCAGATTATAATGGCAATTTTCGATCCTGAACATAAAGGGAAGGACGCTAAAGGATGGATGGCAAGGATCAGTTATTTGATCATTGCAGCGATCTATTTTGGGATGTGTTTCAGTGCGGTTAAAATGATGATTAGAGCAAGTGTGAGCACATCGGGCGAAAAATATCAGACCTTATCCGCAAAAGTGCTCGCTCAGCCTTTTGGACAAACAATGATTTCCATAATTGGAGCTGTATTCATTGGTGTGGGTCTATATAGTCTTTACAATGCCTACAAAGAAAAATTCACCCAAAAGCTTAAGAGACATGAGATGAACAAAAAAGAATGGAATGCTGTACGATATACCGGAAAGTTTGGAATTTCTGCTCATGGGGTGGTTTTTGCCATCATTGGCATCTTTTTGCTCAGAACTGCATTTAAGGCAGATCCTCATGAAACAAAAGGATTGGACGGCGCACTGGCTGAAGTCGCCAAGCAGCCGTTTGGTACGGTACTTTTAGTAGTCGTCGCCCTTGGACTTGCTGCCTACGGTGCCTACCTGCTTTTTGAAGCAAAATACAAAAGGCTGGCTCCATAA
- a CDS encoding pyruvate oxidase — translation MFEKRTGEILTNLLLQWGVDHIYGLPGDSINELVDDLRKKETEIDFIHVRHEEVAALSAAAYAKLTGKLGVCLSIAGPGAVHLLNGLYDAKKDEAPVLALVGQVKSHLVGTGAFQEINLQQMFEDVSVYNEQVETAEQLPDLLNQAIKTAYTQRGVAVLVIPDDLSAVKQKEIQHLTSAILEKPQMIPSENSLIQAAKLINKAKKPVILAGRGCMDAREELQRFAEKIGAPVIVSLLGKGVIPDMHPHNLGNLGQIGTKPAYNAMQDTDLLILAGTSFPFREFLPKSAPAIQIDMNPIKIGKYYPVTLGIAGNAKTALSWLTEHTEPADDPKFLHKCQEEMNAWREEMQKDENAFSTPITSPQVIMELQKIMKDDSIISLDVGTITVWTAKHLKMTNQKLVVSGWMATMGCGLPGAIAAKRAFPNQQVIAICGDGGFQMVMHDFATAVKNNMAMIVIILNNSALGLINYEQASIGHLHYATDNGSIDFAEFAEACGGVGIRVEKREDLANALEQASISEKPVVVDVLIEDIPPLPGKISYHQAIHYSEYVIKELFVEGKFEMPPIRKGIKRLLN, via the coding sequence ATGTTTGAAAAAAGAACTGGAGAAATCCTAACAAATTTATTATTGCAATGGGGCGTGGACCATATTTACGGTTTGCCTGGGGATTCAATTAATGAATTAGTGGATGATTTAAGAAAAAAAGAAACGGAGATTGATTTCATCCATGTTCGTCATGAAGAAGTGGCTGCGCTGTCCGCTGCTGCGTATGCAAAGCTGACTGGAAAACTTGGGGTTTGCCTTTCCATAGCTGGTCCTGGAGCCGTCCATTTATTGAACGGACTTTATGATGCAAAAAAAGACGAGGCTCCCGTGCTGGCTTTAGTGGGGCAGGTAAAAAGCCATCTGGTGGGAACAGGCGCTTTTCAAGAAATTAATCTTCAGCAAATGTTTGAGGATGTGTCTGTATACAACGAACAAGTAGAAACAGCCGAGCAGCTTCCTGATCTTTTGAATCAGGCCATAAAAACAGCTTACACTCAACGGGGAGTAGCTGTTCTGGTCATCCCTGACGATCTTTCTGCAGTAAAGCAAAAAGAGATTCAGCACCTTACGTCCGCTATTTTGGAAAAACCTCAAATGATTCCTTCAGAGAATTCACTTATTCAGGCTGCTAAATTGATTAATAAAGCCAAGAAGCCTGTTATCCTGGCCGGCAGAGGCTGTATGGATGCGAGAGAGGAGCTTCAGCGCTTTGCAGAAAAAATTGGAGCACCCGTTATCGTAAGCCTTCTTGGAAAGGGTGTTATACCGGATATGCATCCTCACAACCTGGGCAATCTGGGTCAAATCGGCACGAAACCTGCCTATAATGCGATGCAGGATACGGATCTTTTGATTCTGGCCGGGACGTCCTTTCCATTCCGGGAATTTTTGCCTAAGTCCGCACCAGCAATCCAAATTGATATGAATCCTATTAAAATTGGCAAGTATTATCCTGTCACTCTTGGAATTGCGGGCAATGCTAAAACTGCCCTGAGCTGGCTGACCGAACACACAGAACCAGCTGATGACCCAAAGTTCCTTCATAAATGCCAGGAAGAAATGAATGCTTGGAGAGAGGAAATGCAAAAAGATGAAAATGCATTCAGTACCCCCATCACTTCTCCCCAGGTGATAATGGAGCTTCAAAAAATAATGAAGGATGATTCCATCATCTCCCTGGATGTCGGAACGATCACTGTTTGGACTGCCAAGCATCTAAAGATGACCAATCAAAAGCTTGTCGTATCAGGGTGGATGGCTACTATGGGCTGTGGACTCCCCGGTGCCATTGCTGCCAAAAGAGCATTTCCCAACCAGCAGGTTATTGCGATTTGCGGGGATGGAGGCTTTCAAATGGTCATGCATGACTTTGCCACTGCAGTAAAAAACAATATGGCGATGATTGTCATCATTCTTAATAACAGTGCTCTTGGCCTAATTAATTATGAACAAGCCTCCATTGGCCATTTGCACTATGCAACTGATAATGGTTCCATTGATTTTGCCGAATTTGCGGAAGCCTGCGGCGGAGTCGGAATTAGAGTAGAAAAAAGAGAGGATTTGGCCAATGCCCTTGAGCAGGCTTCTATATCCGAAAAACCTGTAGTGGTGGATGTTTTAATCGAAGATATTCCGCCTCTCCCTGGTAAAATATCCTATCATCAGGCCATTCATTATTCAGAATATGTAATCAAGGAACTCTTTGTAGAGGGTAAATTTGAAATGCCTCCGATTCGAAAAGGGATTAAACGCCTTTTAAACTAA
- a CDS encoding SH3 domain-containing protein — protein sequence MKKLGKALILSTSIVTGAASITFSPLQTMKIEASSSISITKTSFQTITSLPVHSGAGTSYKNIYTIPKGGIVSATVKNGSWYKVSYIYSSKGKNTVKTGWVNENYLKEYNQLISEKNYYVSNKTANLYPAPNTSKKCTYTVSSNNGFYSTQKVVNSIGQTWYRVTFNGKTLYISSSYVTKSSFVSFSPQKYKAVKETYVYQGLGNAYKKLKTIPKGAIITSAGRIGNWYAVSYGGAAGFINSSDFSKYSPITYKTTSTNTTYYFTNKTVKFYPSADLLQAAVYSVPSSTGFASTKKVENSLGQTWYQISYNGQDLYVQSTDAEAATAKTFSQLQLQANQNTVIYQSFGSVFKPLATIQKNEKIKVTQKINNWYLVSYKGITGYVYSTNFSVYTPPVTYQDTPTSAAYYFTNKTAVLYSSPDTNSKTVATMDANNGFASSVIGTNSENKDTFYKVSFNNQNLYVKSTDVTSSSFTSFTSAPYQAKVDTYLYQSFGNDFNKLIKIPKNTVLKISKKINSWYSVSYGNQTGYAFSGDFSAYTPQVTEQAITPTTYDTTTSLNVRKSADASADLLTTIPGSTIVIASAKTSNNWYKVTYNGKTGYASGSYLNQVITGDPLTAHDGYQFIDLRTHSNVTAAQINNYIASYVESTGKKSILTNKGQAFIDAGNKYGVNALYLAAHAILESAYGTSTIALAKNNLFGYHAYDADPFIAAYKFSSVEDCIDYAARVIKVNYLTPTGSYYKTPILGFKTTDMSNTRIDANSIGMNYYYASDQNWGKSIARHMQNILAYNKNDYADAQPDTSVQTYPAIPVAMEVFPPGVTAIAKKNLTLNSAKGILDNVKTLSSGSSFTFVEKTNDDWVELQTGGQTYWTHDINFYTFKSCLSVKNLGRATTYGLNVRTGPGTSYPNVLDQNSNNISIDPTEYISINLNKDGSLAMDSTKQWYNVTLANGQTGWVGAKYVTFELQ from the coding sequence ATGAAAAAACTCGGAAAAGCACTGATATTGTCTACCAGCATCGTGACTGGGGCTGCATCTATCACTTTTTCTCCACTTCAAACGATGAAGATAGAAGCCAGCAGTTCAATTTCGATAACCAAAACCTCTTTTCAAACAATTACGAGCCTCCCAGTACATTCTGGGGCAGGAACCAGCTACAAAAACATCTACACAATTCCCAAAGGAGGAATTGTCAGTGCCACTGTAAAAAACGGCAGCTGGTATAAGGTATCCTATATCTACTCTTCCAAAGGGAAAAACACTGTAAAAACCGGTTGGGTGAACGAAAATTACTTAAAGGAATATAACCAATTGATTTCTGAAAAAAACTATTATGTATCCAATAAGACCGCTAACCTTTACCCTGCTCCCAATACAAGTAAGAAATGCACTTATACCGTTTCAAGCAATAATGGTTTTTATTCTACCCAAAAAGTAGTAAACAGCATTGGACAGACCTGGTACCGCGTTACATTTAACGGCAAAACCCTTTATATAAGCAGCTCATATGTCACGAAAAGCTCTTTCGTTTCATTCTCTCCTCAAAAATACAAAGCGGTAAAAGAAACGTATGTTTACCAAGGACTTGGAAATGCCTACAAGAAGCTAAAAACCATTCCAAAAGGTGCCATTATTACATCTGCCGGGAGAATTGGAAACTGGTATGCTGTAAGCTATGGAGGGGCAGCCGGTTTTATAAACAGCTCTGATTTCAGCAAATACTCACCAATAACCTATAAAACTACCAGTACCAATACAACCTATTATTTTACGAATAAGACCGTAAAGTTTTACCCGTCTGCTGACCTTCTGCAGGCAGCAGTTTATTCGGTGCCAAGCTCCACAGGTTTTGCCTCTACTAAAAAAGTCGAAAACAGCCTTGGACAAACCTGGTATCAGATTTCCTATAATGGCCAGGACTTATACGTCCAAAGCACGGATGCAGAAGCAGCAACAGCTAAAACTTTTTCACAACTTCAGTTACAAGCCAATCAGAACACAGTAATATACCAGAGCTTTGGAAGTGTATTCAAACCGCTTGCCACCATTCAAAAAAACGAAAAAATTAAGGTAACTCAGAAAATCAACAACTGGTACTTGGTAAGCTATAAGGGTATCACAGGCTATGTGTACAGCACCAATTTTTCTGTATATACACCTCCTGTAACCTATCAGGATACTCCAACAAGCGCTGCCTATTATTTTACGAATAAAACGGCTGTCCTGTATTCTTCTCCGGACACAAATAGCAAAACTGTGGCTACAATGGATGCCAATAATGGATTTGCATCTTCAGTCATTGGGACAAACAGCGAAAATAAGGATACCTTTTATAAAGTTAGCTTTAACAATCAAAACTTGTATGTAAAAAGTACGGATGTAACAAGCAGTTCATTCACTTCATTTACATCTGCACCTTATCAGGCAAAGGTGGATACGTATCTCTATCAGTCTTTTGGAAACGACTTTAACAAACTGATAAAAATTCCAAAAAACACAGTTCTTAAAATCTCAAAAAAAATTAATAGCTGGTACAGTGTCAGCTATGGCAATCAAACGGGCTATGCCTTTAGCGGTGATTTTTCAGCCTATACACCTCAGGTTACAGAGCAGGCCATTACGCCAACAACATACGATACGACGACTTCCCTGAATGTTAGAAAATCAGCTGATGCCAGTGCCGATCTGCTGACAACGATTCCCGGCTCCACCATTGTCATTGCCAGTGCTAAAACCTCAAACAATTGGTATAAAGTAACCTATAACGGCAAAACCGGCTATGCCAGCGGAAGCTATTTAAACCAGGTTATTACGGGGGATCCGCTAACAGCACATGACGGCTATCAATTTATTGATTTGCGCACGCATTCCAATGTAACCGCAGCTCAAATCAACAATTATATTGCAAGCTATGTAGAATCGACGGGAAAGAAAAGTATCTTAACCAATAAAGGTCAGGCCTTCATAGATGCCGGGAACAAATATGGAGTGAATGCCCTGTATCTTGCGGCACATGCAATTCTTGAAAGCGCCTATGGAACATCAACCATTGCATTGGCAAAAAATAATCTGTTCGGCTACCATGCATACGATGCCGATCCTTTTATTGCTGCCTACAAATTTTCCTCAGTGGAAGATTGTATTGATTACGCTGCAAGGGTCATTAAAGTTAACTACTTAACACCAACAGGAAGCTACTATAAAACGCCAATCCTTGGCTTCAAGACTACGGATATGAGCAATACACGTATAGATGCTAATAGTATAGGAATGAATTATTACTATGCCAGTGACCAAAACTGGGGAAAATCGATTGCTCGTCATATGCAAAACATTCTTGCATATAACAAGAATGATTATGCTGACGCGCAGCCGGATACATCAGTTCAAACTTACCCTGCCATTCCGGTTGCAATGGAGGTTTTCCCTCCCGGTGTAACTGCCATTGCAAAGAAGAATTTAACCTTGAACAGTGCAAAGGGTATATTAGACAATGTAAAAACACTGAGCTCCGGCTCTAGCTTTACCTTTGTTGAAAAGACCAATGATGATTGGGTGGAGCTGCAAACAGGCGGTCAAACCTACTGGACCCATGATATTAACTTTTACACATTTAAATCTTGTCTTTCAGTTAAGAACCTTGGAAGAGCCACTACTTACGGATTAAATGTACGCACAGGCCCGGGAACCAGCTATCCAAACGTACTAGACCAAAACTCAAACAATATATCCATTGATCCAACAGAATACATTTCTATTAACCTTAATAAAGACGGATCCCTTGCGATGGACAGTACAAAACAATGGTACAATGTCACCCTTGCAAATGGACAAACCGGCTGGGTAGGTGCAAAATACGTTACATTTGAGCTTCAATAA
- a CDS encoding protoporphyrinogen oxidase, with the protein MKTAVVIGGGITGLSAMYYLQQLKHSLKINLKLILVEEKSLLGGKISTIKNDDFIMETGADSIVARKEGVSELISDLQLEDAMVNNATGKSFIYHQQKLLPIPDDTIFGIPMSKESLFSSELVSEEGKKEALKDLTTQNSSFTKDSSVGEFLEAFLGKELVQNQIAPVLSGVYSGKLNELTLATTLPYLLEYKNKYGSIIKGLGENKQKFQSGGNKKFASFKDGLSAIIDRLEEKITPDVEVLTEMKATKLARREDGGYVISFENHEEIETDYAVLSIPHNAAKSLLQSDELEHHFNQLEDSSLISVYLGFDIPDEQLPADGTGFIAPENSGLVCNACTWTSRKWTHTSKHHRLLLRLFYKNTDPDAFIYLNRLDEEELIRVALKDIEKSLGITGKPVTAEVTKWDHQMPKYHLKHRKTIEALDSAMSAEFPNVILAGCSYYGVGIADCIKNGRETAQKIIDSLTV; encoded by the coding sequence ATGAAAACGGCAGTTGTAATTGGCGGGGGAATTACTGGTCTTTCCGCTATGTACTATCTTCAACAATTAAAGCATTCTCTCAAAATAAATCTTAAATTAATACTAGTAGAAGAAAAGTCTTTGCTTGGCGGTAAAATTAGTACCATTAAAAACGATGACTTTATTATGGAAACAGGAGCCGATTCCATTGTAGCACGTAAAGAGGGAGTTTCTGAGCTAATCAGCGACCTTCAATTAGAGGATGCAATGGTAAACAATGCAACCGGAAAATCCTTCATCTATCACCAGCAGAAGCTTTTGCCCATTCCAGATGATACTATATTCGGCATTCCTATGAGCAAGGAATCCCTTTTTAGCAGCGAATTGGTTTCTGAAGAAGGAAAAAAGGAAGCATTAAAGGACCTCACCACCCAAAACAGCTCATTTACAAAGGACAGCTCTGTCGGCGAATTTCTCGAGGCTTTTTTAGGAAAAGAATTGGTTCAAAATCAAATTGCACCCGTTTTATCCGGTGTATACTCAGGAAAGCTGAATGAACTTACACTGGCAACAACGCTCCCCTATCTATTGGAGTATAAAAATAAATATGGGAGCATTATAAAGGGATTGGGTGAAAACAAACAAAAATTCCAATCAGGCGGCAATAAAAAGTTTGCCTCTTTTAAAGATGGACTCTCAGCCATTATCGACAGACTTGAAGAAAAAATAACCCCTGATGTGGAAGTTTTAACAGAAATGAAAGCCACAAAATTGGCACGGCGTGAAGACGGTGGCTACGTCATTTCATTTGAAAACCATGAAGAGATTGAAACAGATTATGCGGTATTAAGCATCCCCCATAATGCAGCAAAATCCCTTCTTCAGTCAGATGAGCTTGAACACCATTTTAATCAGTTGGAAGACTCTTCTCTGATCAGTGTTTATCTTGGCTTTGATATTCCGGATGAGCAGCTGCCTGCAGACGGAACCGGATTTATCGCTCCCGAAAACAGCGGATTGGTATGTAATGCTTGTACCTGGACGAGTCGAAAATGGACACATACGTCCAAGCACCACCGGCTATTATTAAGATTATTTTATAAAAATACGGACCCCGATGCCTTTATATACCTAAACCGACTGGATGAAGAAGAGCTGATTCGTGTCGCCCTAAAGGATATTGAAAAAAGCCTTGGCATAACAGGAAAACCAGTTACAGCCGAAGTAACGAAATGGGATCACCAAATGCCAAAATATCATTTGAAGCACAGAAAGACAATAGAAGCGCTCGACTCCGCTATGTCTGCTGAATTTCCAAATGTCATTCTTGCTGGCTGCTCTTATTATGGAGTGGGTATAGCGGATTGTATTAAAAATGGAAGGGAAACGGCTCAAAAGATTATTGATTCCCTGACCGTTTAA
- a CDS encoding nuclease-related domain-containing protein codes for MVVKERKIPIKIQKIEALLRRIPITHPKRPLMEEELAKSYAGYRGEQSLDYHFKFLPEKNYLILHDLRLNNNEHSYFQVDSLLMSSKFLVIIEAKNISGSIIFDDHFNQLIRTINGKEEAFSDPIS; via the coding sequence GTGGTTGTAAAAGAGCGAAAAATCCCTATAAAAATTCAAAAAATAGAAGCTTTGCTGCGGAGGATTCCGATAACTCACCCAAAACGGCCGCTTATGGAAGAGGAATTGGCAAAGAGTTATGCAGGTTATCGCGGAGAGCAATCGTTAGATTACCATTTTAAGTTTTTGCCTGAAAAGAATTATTTAATATTACATGATCTGCGTCTTAACAATAATGAACACTCCTATTTTCAAGTGGATTCCCTTTTAATGTCCTCTAAATTTCTCGTTATTATTGAAGCCAAAAATATCAGTGGAAGCATCATCTTTGATGATCATTTTAACCAATTAATCCGTACAATTAATGGTAAGGAAGAAGCCTTTTCGGACCCCATATCATAG
- a CDS encoding DUF2500 domain-containing protein — MFDDFGTISHFGPIFIAAIFIIVMIGILVPIIGSIAQWSKNEKAPRLSVLAKVKTMRTEIRRNGDHFDMHTHTDHYVTFEVESGDRIEFSLTGREYGMLAEGDYKTLSFQGTRFYGFDRIRNPLPKEKICNYEKSYSH; from the coding sequence ATGTTTGATGATTTCGGTACAATCTCACACTTCGGACCCATTTTTATCGCTGCCATCTTTATCATTGTCATGATTGGTATTCTGGTGCCCATCATTGGATCTATTGCCCAATGGAGTAAAAATGAAAAGGCTCCCCGCTTGTCCGTTTTGGCTAAAGTAAAAACAATGAGAACAGAAATAAGGAGAAATGGAGATCACTTTGACATGCATACCCATACTGACCACTATGTAACATTTGAGGTGGAAAGCGGTGACCGCATAGAATTTTCTTTGACCGGGAGAGAGTATGGAATGCTGGCTGAGGGCGATTATAAAACATTATCCTTCCAGGGAACGCGATTTTATGGATTTGACCGGATAAGGAATCCTCTGCCTAAAGAAAAAATCTGCAACTATGAGAAATCCTATTCACATTAG
- a CDS encoding type II toxin-antitoxin system SpoIISA family toxin codes for MEEPSQERTWLVWKIIVPIAAIIVVCILNAYWGKPFFIFAQSHKWYLLIGFAAVMLYCSWAFPNFFRQYKQNLRRTWYFLFLVGIVFLLSDKGFRSADWQTYTLYAGMFIFVDLALFLTPTISKIGGTELGVVSEVENVNEEMKQVIVKTKSKSHLFTTILDRVDKSAFSKQDWTDIDDYRNSLESFLSTYGEECRQEITVICKKDDETFQQDLGISLGVEIQEEQLEMLNEEIIVQLDTQIVLIPFTQKIHPVVIAVVSWKEPVLQIDFDYLINLAIIHTWYVKE; via the coding sequence GTGGAGGAACCAAGCCAGGAAAGAACGTGGCTAGTATGGAAGATTATTGTACCTATTGCAGCCATCATCGTAGTGTGTATTTTAAATGCCTATTGGGGGAAGCCATTTTTCATATTTGCCCAGTCGCATAAATGGTATTTATTAATTGGCTTTGCAGCAGTGATGCTTTACTGCAGCTGGGCATTTCCTAATTTTTTTCGGCAATACAAGCAAAATCTCAGGCGCACCTGGTACTTCTTGTTTCTCGTGGGCATTGTCTTTCTTCTTTCAGACAAAGGATTCCGCTCTGCAGATTGGCAGACCTATACACTGTATGCAGGAATGTTCATTTTCGTGGATTTAGCCCTTTTTCTTACACCCACCATTTCAAAAATTGGCGGGACAGAGCTCGGCGTAGTCAGTGAAGTAGAGAATGTAAATGAAGAAATGAAACAGGTGATCGTCAAGACAAAAAGCAAGAGCCATTTGTTTACGACGATTTTGGACCGCGTCGATAAATCAGCCTTTAGTAAACAGGATTGGACAGATATTGATGATTACCGAAACAGCCTGGAAAGCTTTTTGTCTACTTACGGCGAGGAATGCAGGCAGGAAATAACGGTCATATGCAAAAAAGATGATGAGACCTTTCAGCAGGATCTCGGTATCAGCCTTGGGGTTGAAATCCAGGAAGAGCAGCTTGAAATGTTAAATGAAGAAATCATTGTCCAGCTGGATACACAAATTGTACTCATTCCTTTTACACAAAAAATTCATCCCGTGGTCATTGCAGTAGTTTCCTGGAAGGAGCCAGTCCTGCAAATTGATTTTGACTATCTGATTAATTTAGCGATTATTCATACATGGTACGTAAAAGAGTGA
- a CDS encoding SH3 domain-containing protein, protein MKKKSWLKQMMAAIFVLSLFIQMHTTSDASSSGTYQVKANLLNVRTGPSTHNHILGALKSNQIIQVKSISNGWASFTFQGKSAYASAAYLQRATSSTIANEFKTIGSNQQLILVTTPSKGTSQATVQTFDKQSNGKWVQMLNISGIIGKSGFVSNFNENSVGSPTGKFTITEAFGRQANPGTKLKYIRLTSDSVWVDNPKSQYYNTLQSIKKTHEQSEKMYIPQYDYGFVINYNTNRIPGKGSAVFFHIQKGNYTLGCTAVSEQNVIKILKWLNPKKHPVIIETPLDSAPFTTGAL, encoded by the coding sequence ATGAAGAAGAAATCTTGGCTGAAACAAATGATGGCAGCTATATTCGTTTTGTCATTGTTTATTCAGATGCATACAACATCAGATGCCAGCAGCTCAGGAACCTATCAGGTTAAGGCAAACCTATTGAATGTAAGGACTGGCCCAAGTACTCATAATCATATTCTAGGAGCTTTAAAAAGCAATCAGATTATACAGGTAAAGTCTATCAGTAATGGCTGGGCTTCTTTTACCTTCCAGGGAAAATCGGCATATGCGAGTGCTGCCTATCTTCAGCGGGCTACATCCAGTACCATTGCAAATGAGTTTAAAACAATTGGAAGTAATCAGCAGCTTATTCTTGTAACCACACCAAGCAAGGGGACGAGCCAGGCAACTGTCCAAACCTTTGATAAACAGTCGAATGGAAAGTGGGTTCAAATGCTGAATATCAGTGGAATTATTGGCAAAAGTGGCTTTGTCTCAAATTTTAATGAGAATTCAGTAGGCTCTCCTACTGGGAAATTTACCATTACCGAAGCATTTGGCAGACAAGCGAATCCTGGTACAAAACTAAAATATATAAGACTGACTAGCGATAGCGTCTGGGTGGATAATCCAAAATCCCAATATTATAACACTCTTCAATCGATAAAGAAGACACATGAACAAAGCGAGAAAATGTATATTCCTCAATACGATTACGGATTTGTCATTAATTATAATACAAATCGCATACCAGGCAAGGGAAGCGCCGTCTTTTTCCATATTCAAAAGGGGAACTATACACTTGGCTGTACAGCCGTCTCTGAGCAAAATGTGATAAAAATTCTGAAGTGGCTGAATCCGAAGAAACACCCTGTTATCATTGAAACTCCTCTTGATTCGGCACCTTTTACTACTGGTGCATTATAA
- a CDS encoding bifunctional 4-hydroxy-2-oxoglutarate aldolase/2-dehydro-3-deoxy-phosphogluconate aldolase, with amino-acid sequence MTTLLSLLENKKLIAVLRASHVEEAIAKGEALLRGGIKVLEITFTIPEAEKVIQYFADKKEAIIGAGTITSLEQAKLAWEAGASFLISPGFHTEVGRWTLEKGIPYIPGVLTPTDILAAVNEGFQTLKLFPASVFGPEYMKSLQGPFPRVKFIPTGGITKSNAKNWLEAGAIAVGAGGSLVSGKPEDIEKRAKAIVDSIHAVNQV; translated from the coding sequence ATGACCACTTTATTATCATTGCTCGAAAATAAAAAGCTGATAGCGGTTCTGCGGGCATCACATGTTGAAGAAGCCATTGCAAAGGGAGAAGCATTATTGCGCGGCGGCATAAAAGTCCTGGAGATTACCTTTACCATTCCGGAGGCAGAAAAGGTCATTCAGTACTTTGCCGATAAAAAAGAGGCGATCATTGGGGCAGGAACAATTACATCGCTTGAACAGGCCAAATTGGCATGGGAAGCAGGAGCAAGCTTTCTCATTAGTCCTGGATTTCATACAGAGGTAGGAAGATGGACTTTAGAGAAGGGCATACCGTATATACCTGGTGTTTTAACGCCGACAGATATCTTAGCTGCAGTGAACGAAGGCTTTCAAACACTTAAGCTATTTCCCGCTTCTGTTTTTGGCCCAGAATATATGAAAAGCCTGCAGGGACCTTTTCCTAGAGTAAAGTTCATTCCTACAGGAGGCATTACGAAAAGCAACGCAAAGAATTGGCTTGAAGCAGGGGCTATTGCAGTAGGAGCTGGAGGAAGTCTTGTGAGCGGTAAGCCCGAAGACATAGAAAAAAGAGCCAAAGCTATCGTGGATAGCATCCATGCTGTAAATCAGGTTTGA
- the hxlB gene encoding 6-phospho-3-hexuloisomerase has protein sequence MSEAIETILNEIQEVFKKVDRSNVEKLVDVLSTNQRIFVLGEGRSRLMAKSFAMRLMHLGLHVYVVGETTTPSVQKGDILIAISGSGTTSTIVGMAEKAKNNGVMVVVVTSDQKSKLAHASECTIHIPAATKYRKEGELFSEQPLSSLFDQSVHIYFDAVCLAIVRGQKSGNEEAFVRHNNLE, from the coding sequence ATGAGTGAAGCAATTGAAACAATTTTAAATGAGATTCAAGAAGTATTTAAAAAAGTTGATCGGAGCAATGTAGAGAAATTAGTGGACGTATTATCCACTAACCAAAGAATCTTTGTTTTGGGGGAGGGCCGCTCGAGGTTGATGGCCAAATCCTTCGCCATGAGACTGATGCATCTGGGATTACATGTGTACGTAGTAGGCGAAACCACTACTCCGTCCGTGCAGAAAGGAGATATTTTAATAGCAATCTCCGGTTCCGGAACGACAAGCACTATTGTCGGCATGGCAGAAAAAGCAAAGAATAATGGTGTCATGGTAGTGGTAGTTACCAGTGACCAAAAGTCTAAACTCGCGCATGCCTCCGAATGTACCATTCATATTCCAGCCGCTACAAAGTATCGTAAAGAAGGAGAACTTTTTAGTGAACAGCCATTAAGCTCGTTATTTGATCAATCTGTCCATATTTATTTTGATGCAGTTTGTCTAGCCATTGTCCGTGGCCAGAAGTCCGGAAATGAAGAGGCATTTGTTCGGCACAATAATTTGGAATAG